Proteins encoded together in one Branchiostoma lanceolatum isolate klBraLanc5 chromosome 11, klBraLanc5.hap2, whole genome shotgun sequence window:
- the LOC136444608 gene encoding angiomotin-like isoform X3, producing the protein MTVIDRMPGKPMLRVLLLAVYLSVILSGASAQTPASSTPKVAVVSPAVDGQQSSAAPLATGGASTAKATVAPGGATTVPPAASNVTNQPTAGATVKSGACKPNPSPMPGAFVKQCEADGSFSTKQCHGSTGICYCAHPQDGTIYQETGRRGSMEHDCATYWQNSKGPMDSVLDFMKG; encoded by the exons ATGACTGTAATAGACAGGATGCCAGGAAAGCCCATGTTACGGGTACTACTGTTGGCCGTGTATCTAAGCGTTATACTATCAG GTGCTAGTGCGCAGACTCCAGCCAGCTCTACACCCAAAGTTGCTGTGGTCAGCCCCGCAGTCGACGGGCAGCAATCGAGCGCGGCACCACTAGCAACGG GTGGTGCTTCTACAGCAAAGGCTACGGTAGCGCCAGGGGGCGCAACAACCGTGCCACCAGCGGCTTCGAATGTCACGAACCAGCCAACCGCTGGGGCCACCGTCAAATCAGGAG CCTGTAAGCCTAACCCGTCCCCCATGCCGGGTGCGTTTGTGAAGCAGTGCGAGGCGGACGGCAGCTTCAGCACCAAGCAGTGCCACGGCTCCACCGGAATCTGCTACTGCGCACATCCGCAGGACGGAACCATCTACCAGGAGACGGGGAGGAGGGGCAGCATGGAACACGACTGTGCCACTTACTGGCAGAATAGTAAAG gCCCAATGGACTCCGTGCTAGATTTCATGAAAGGATAG
- the LOC136444608 gene encoding angiomotin-like isoform X2: MTVIDRMPGKPMLRVLLLAVYLSVILSGASAQTPASSTPKVAVVSPAVDGQQSSAAPLATGGASTAKATVAPGGATTVPPAASNVTNQPTAGATVKSGACKPNPSPMPGAFVKQCEADGSFSTKQCHGSTGICYCAHPQDGTIYQETGRRGSMEHDCATYWQNSKGPIDSVLDFVKGQNTNTTRDHHTRGYG, encoded by the exons ATGACTGTAATAGACAGGATGCCAGGAAAGCCCATGTTACGGGTACTACTGTTGGCCGTGTATCTAAGCGTTATACTATCAG GTGCTAGTGCGCAGACTCCAGCCAGCTCTACACCCAAAGTTGCTGTGGTCAGCCCCGCAGTCGACGGGCAGCAATCGAGCGCGGCACCACTAGCAACGG GTGGTGCTTCTACAGCAAAGGCTACGGTAGCGCCAGGGGGCGCAACAACCGTGCCACCAGCGGCTTCGAATGTCACGAACCAGCCAACCGCTGGGGCCACCGTCAAATCAGGAG CCTGTAAGCCTAACCCGTCCCCCATGCCGGGTGCGTTTGTGAAGCAGTGCGAGGCGGACGGCAGCTTCAGCACCAAGCAGTGCCACGGCTCCACCGGAATCTGCTACTGCGCACATCCGCAGGACGGAACCATCTACCAGGAGACGGGGAGGAGGGGCAGCATGGAACACGACTGTGCCACTTACTGGCAGAATAGTAAAG GCCCAATTGACTCCGTGCTAGACTTCGTGAAGGGACagaacacaaacaccacacgtGACCACCACACGCGGGGATATGggtaa
- the LOC136444940 gene encoding protein rolling stone-like has product MSCRQRMRSEFRLQSFGLTHNNRHVFTRTPWLSNQLPFVLYRVAVCLYQVIAFSTILGALVDLPQLTLALIFLTTWGYILLTLHTIVSAALCFADYNNSRSLYGASDDNRLSSDVVMETGSTIQLTTRGIETAQTSVGQDSTQTLPLPWYYKLCWVLYNLAFCGGIGITILFWSLLRNDLSALSILMHAVNSVTIVIDVMVSGLPCRLLHFVYPSTFGFVYILFTVVYWAAGGRGLYDYPFIYPYIDYGGNPALAAIVAVLGVLVAVPLCHCIVFALVVARESLVRLLHRRNSSNSHSHTIAAM; this is encoded by the exons ATGAGTTGTAGACAGCGAATGAGAAGCGAATTTCGCCTGCAGTCGTTCGGGCTGACACACAACAACCGTCACGTGTTTACCAGAACGCCG TGGCTCAGTAACCAGCTGCCATTCGTGCTGTACCGAGTTGCAGTATGTTTGTACCAGGTGATAGCTTTCTCCACTATACTCGGAGCCCTGGTTGACCTCCCTCAACTAACTTTAGCTTTGATATTCCTGACTACATGGGGCTACATCCTCCTCACACTCCACACCATAGTGAGCGCCGCACTCTGCTTTGCTGACTACAACAACTCTCGTTCCCTGTATGGAGCATCGGACGACAACCGCCTGTCGTCTGATGTTGTCATGGAGACGGGATCTACCATTCAACTCACCACCAGAGGCATCGAAACAGCCCAAACGAGCGTCGGCCAAGACTCCACCCAAACCCTGCCACTACCGTGGTATTACAAGCTTTGTTGGGTCTTGTACAATTTAGCCTTCTGCGGGGGAATTGGCATCACGATTTTGTTCTGGTCGTTGCTAAGAAACGATCTTAGCGCTCTTAGCATCCTCATGCACGCCGTAAATTCCGTTACCATAGTGATAGACGTAATGGTCAGCGGTCTGCCATGCCGACTGCTACATTTTGTTTACCCTTCGACCTTTGGGTTTGTTTACATTCTCTTTACTGTCGTCTATTGGGCCGCAGGTGGAAGGGGGTTGTATGACTATCCCTTCATCTACCCCTACATTGACTACGGGGGTAACCCTGCTCTAGCCGCTATTGTAGCTGTCCTGGGGGTGCTAGTGGCAGTCCCCCTGTGTCACTGCATCGTCTTCGCTCTCGTGGTTGCTCGCGAGAGTTTAGTACGCTTATTGCATAGGCGTAATTCAAGTAACAGTCATAGTCATACCATTGCTGCTATGTAG
- the LOC136444608 gene encoding angiomotin-like isoform X1, with protein MTVIDRMPGKPMLRVLLLAVYLSVILSGASAQTPASSTPKVAVVSPAVDGQQSSAAPLATGGASTAKATVAPGGATTVPPAASNVTNQPTAGATVKSGACKPNPSPMPGAFVKQCEADGSFSTKQCHGSTGICYCAHPQDGTIYQETGRRGSMEHDCATYWQNSKGPMDSVLDFVKGQNTGAIVVAAIGCILTLGVVIFVVFGEIRGVNMPFVKSSV; from the exons ATGACTGTAATAGACAGGATGCCAGGAAAGCCCATGTTACGGGTACTACTGTTGGCCGTGTATCTAAGCGTTATACTATCAG GTGCTAGTGCGCAGACTCCAGCCAGCTCTACACCCAAAGTTGCTGTGGTCAGCCCCGCAGTCGACGGGCAGCAATCGAGCGCGGCACCACTAGCAACGG GTGGTGCTTCTACAGCAAAGGCTACGGTAGCGCCAGGGGGCGCAACAACCGTGCCACCAGCGGCTTCGAATGTCACGAACCAGCCAACCGCTGGGGCCACCGTCAAATCAGGAG CCTGTAAGCCTAACCCGTCCCCCATGCCGGGTGCGTTTGTGAAGCAGTGCGAGGCGGACGGCAGCTTCAGCACCAAGCAGTGCCACGGCTCCACCGGAATCTGCTACTGCGCACATCCGCAGGACGGAACCATCTACCAGGAGACGGGGAGGAGGGGCAGCATGGAACACGACTGTGCCACTTACTGGCAGAATAGTAAAG GCCCAATGGACTCTGTGCTAGACTTCGTGAAGGGACAGAACACCGGAGCCATAGTGGTGGCTGCGATCGGCTGTATCCTCACGCTCGGTGTCGTCATCTTCGTAGTCTTCGGCGAGATCCGAGGAGTCAACATGCCGTTCGTGAAAAGCAGCGtttaa
- the LOC136444887 gene encoding protein rolling stone-like, whose protein sequence is MTCGQRMRSEFRLKSFGLTHNDRHLFTRTPWLKNQLPFVLYRVAACLYQVVIFFAVQGATGLLRPLLLVFLTQWAFIILTLHTIVSAALCFADYYNSRSQRGASDDNRLSSNVVMETGSTIELTTTGSRRAETNVSQQSAQTPPLPWYYKICWVLYNVAFSGGIIVTILFWALFGRYVGINVGDILFHAVNSVTIVIDVMVSGLPCRLLHFVYPSIFGGVYIIFTAIYWASGGRGLYDYPFIYPVLDYGGNPALAAIVAVLGVLVAVPVCHCIVFALVVARESLVHLLQRRNLSNSHGDDIATL, encoded by the exons ATGACTTGTGGACAGCGAATGAGAAGCGAATTTCGCCTGAAGTCGTTCGGGCTGACACACAACGACCGTCACCTGTTTACCAGAACGCCG tGGCTGAAGAACCAGCTACCGTTCGTGCTGTACCGAGTTGCAGCATGCTTGTACCAGGTGGTTATTTTCTTTGCTGTACAGGGAGCTACAGGCCTGCTCCGCCCACTGCTTTTGGTATTCCTGACTCAGTGGGCCTTCATCATCCTCACGCTCCACACTATTGTGAGCGCCGCACTCTGCTTTGCTGACTACTACAACTCTCGTTCCCAACGTGGAGCATCGGACGACAACCGCCTGTCGTCCAATGTCGTCATGGAGACGGGATCTACCATTGAGCTCACCACCACAGGTAGCAGAAGAGCCGAAACAAACGTCAGCCAACAGTCTGCCCAAACTCCGCCCCTACCATGGTACTATAAGATCTGCTGGGTCTTGTACAACGTGGCCTTTAGCGGGGGGATTATTGTCACAATTTTGTTCTGGGCATTGTTTGGAAGATACGTAGGTATAAATGTTGGCGACATTTTGTTTCATGCCGTCAATTCTGTTACCATAGTGATAGACGTAATGGTCAGCGGTCTGCCATGCCGACTGCTGCATTTTGTTTACCCTTCGATCTTTGGGGGCGTTTACATTATCTTTACTGCCATCTACTGGGCTTCGGGTGGAAGGGGGTTATATGACTATCCCTTCATATACCCCGTCCTTGACTACGGGGGTAACCCTGCTCTAGCCGCTATTGTAGCTGTCCTGGGGGTGCTAGTGGCAGTCCCCGTGTGTCACTGCATCGTCTTTGCTCTCGTGGTTGCTCGCGAGAGTTTAGTACACTTATTGCAGAGGCGTAATTTAAGTAACAGTCATGGTGATGATATCGCTACTCTGTAG